The following proteins come from a genomic window of Salvia hispanica cultivar TCC Black 2014 chromosome 4, UniMelb_Shisp_WGS_1.0, whole genome shotgun sequence:
- the LOC125222347 gene encoding inactive glucose-1-phosphate adenylyltransferase small subunit 2, chloroplastic isoform X2, with the protein MPVLSSWCILPKTGATSPSSLLVKSSQNPDCLNSLFPPASQCDQSVAAIVFGDQSPQSRLYPLTKRRSEAAVPIAGNYRLVDAVLSNCINSNITKIYALTQFNSTSLNSHIARAYSGARLSKDGFVEVIAAYQSPDDNGWFQGTADAIRRCLWVLEEYPVDEFLILPGHHLYRMDYQKLIDAHRRSKAHITVSLFSTTKNEDLGFGIFKLDSQNEVLEFRENEEISNHHFQTNKHDGDEFPSMGIYVINRDVMRMLLTEAFPNVNDLKSQVIPGAISLGMKINGYLFEGYWEDMRSIEAYYRANMETIRRANAMYNFYDRDSPLYTLPRHLPPTLVRDAVITDSIIGDGCILSKCRIKGTVVGIRTRIGDNAVVEDSVIMGSDTYDHNGMSDGEAIGIPIGIGDGSHIRKAIIDKHARIGKNVMIMNKDNVQEGNREANGYIISGGIIVVIRSAVIPDGTIL; encoded by the exons ATGCCTGTGCTCTCTTCATGGTGCATCCTTCCCAAGACTGGCGCTACGTCTCCTTCGAGTTTATTGGTCAAGAGCTCGCAGAATCCGGACTGCTTGAACTCCCTTTTCCCACCAGCAAGCCAG TGTGATCAGAGTGTTGCAGCAATTGTGTTTGGAGACCAGTCACCGCAGTCGAGACTCTACCCGCTGACAAAGAGGAGATCGGAGGCTGCAGTCCCTATAGCTGGGAACTACAGGCTGGTTGATGCTGTGTTGAGCAACTGCATCAACAGCAACATAACCAAAATCTACGCTCTCACGCAGTTTAACTCGACTTCTCTCAACTCCCACATTGCACGGGCCTACTCTGGCGCGCGTCTCTCAAAGGATGGATTCGTGGAGGTCATTGCAGCGTATCAGAGCCCAGATGACAATGGCTGGTTTCAG GGAACAGCAGATGCAATTAGGAGGTGTCTGTGGGTTCTTGAGGAGTATCCTGTCGACGAGTTCTTGATTCTTCCTGGCCACCATCTCTACAGAATGGACTATCAGAAACTCATAGACGCCCACCGGAGAAGCAAGGCACACATAACTGTCTCTTTGTTTAGCACAACCAAGAATGAGGATCTTGGATTTGGGATTTTCAAACTCGATTCTCAAAATGAAGTCCTTGAGTtcagagagaatgaagagatttCCAACCATCATTTTCAGACGAATAAGCACGATGGTGATGAGTTTCCGAGCATGGGAATCTATGTCATAAACAGAGATGTGATGAGAATGTTGCTGACAGAGGCTTTCCCAAATGTGAATGACTTGAAAAGCCAAGTAATCCCCGGTGCAATCTCCCTTGGAATGAAG ATCAATGGCTATCTGTTTGAGGGTTACTGGGAGGATATGAGAAGCATAGAGGCATATTATCGAGCGAATATGGAAACCATTAGAAGGGCAAACGCAATGTATAA CTTCTACGATAGAGACTCGCCTCTCTACACGCTGCCACGCCATCTACCTCCAACTCTTGTAAGGGATGCAGTCATCACGGATTCCATCATCGGAGATGGTTGCATTCTTAGT AAATGCAGGATCAAAGGCACTGTGGTAGGCATAAGAACAAGGATAGGGGACAATGCTGTGGTTGAGGATTCAGTTATCATGGGGTCTGATACATATGATCAT AATGGAATGAGTGATGGTGAAGCCATAGGCATTCCTATTGGCATTGGGGATGGCTCACACATAAGGAAGGCGATCATCGATAAACATGCAAGAATCGGGAAAAATGTCATG ATTATGAATAAGGACAATGTGCAGGAAGGAAACAGGGAAGCAAATGGCTACATAATTTCAGGAGGAATAATTGTGGTTATAAGAAGTGCTGTGATCCCAGATGGAACTATACTTTAG
- the LOC125222347 gene encoding inactive glucose-1-phosphate adenylyltransferase small subunit 2, chloroplastic isoform X5, producing the protein MPVLSSWCILPKTGATSPSSLLVKSSQNPDCLNSLFPPASQCDQSVAAIVFGDQSPQSRLYPLTKRRSEAAVPIAGNYRLVDAVLSNCINSNITKIYALTQFNSTSLNSHIARAYSGARLSKDGFVEVIAAYQSPDDNGWFQGTADAIRRCLWVLEEYPVDEFLILPGHHLYRMDYQKLIDAHRRSKAHITVSLFSTTKNEDLGFGIFKLDSQNEVLEFRENEEISNHHFQTNKHDGDEFPSMGIYVINRDVMRMLLTEAFPNVNDLKSQINGYLFEGYWEDMRSIEAYYRANMETIRRANAMYNSFYDRDSPLYTLPRHLPPTLVRDAVITDSIIGDGCILSKCRIKGTVVGIRTRIGDNAVVEDSVIMGSDTYDHNGMSDGEAIGIPIGIGDGSHIRKAIIDKHARIGKNVMIMNKDNVQEGNREANGYIISGGIIVVIRSAVIPDGTIL; encoded by the exons ATGCCTGTGCTCTCTTCATGGTGCATCCTTCCCAAGACTGGCGCTACGTCTCCTTCGAGTTTATTGGTCAAGAGCTCGCAGAATCCGGACTGCTTGAACTCCCTTTTCCCACCAGCAAGCCAG TGTGATCAGAGTGTTGCAGCAATTGTGTTTGGAGACCAGTCACCGCAGTCGAGACTCTACCCGCTGACAAAGAGGAGATCGGAGGCTGCAGTCCCTATAGCTGGGAACTACAGGCTGGTTGATGCTGTGTTGAGCAACTGCATCAACAGCAACATAACCAAAATCTACGCTCTCACGCAGTTTAACTCGACTTCTCTCAACTCCCACATTGCACGGGCCTACTCTGGCGCGCGTCTCTCAAAGGATGGATTCGTGGAGGTCATTGCAGCGTATCAGAGCCCAGATGACAATGGCTGGTTTCAG GGAACAGCAGATGCAATTAGGAGGTGTCTGTGGGTTCTTGAGGAGTATCCTGTCGACGAGTTCTTGATTCTTCCTGGCCACCATCTCTACAGAATGGACTATCAGAAACTCATAGACGCCCACCGGAGAAGCAAGGCACACATAACTGTCTCTTTGTTTAGCACAACCAAGAATGAGGATCTTGGATTTGGGATTTTCAAACTCGATTCTCAAAATGAAGTCCTTGAGTtcagagagaatgaagagatttCCAACCATCATTTTCAGACGAATAAGCACGATGGTGATGAGTTTCCGAGCATGGGAATCTATGTCATAAACAGAGATGTGATGAGAATGTTGCTGACAGAGGCTTTCCCAAATGTGAATGACTTGAAAAGCCAA ATCAATGGCTATCTGTTTGAGGGTTACTGGGAGGATATGAGAAGCATAGAGGCATATTATCGAGCGAATATGGAAACCATTAGAAGGGCAAACGCAATGTATAA CAGCTTCTACGATAGAGACTCGCCTCTCTACACGCTGCCACGCCATCTACCTCCAACTCTTGTAAGGGATGCAGTCATCACGGATTCCATCATCGGAGATGGTTGCATTCTTAGT AAATGCAGGATCAAAGGCACTGTGGTAGGCATAAGAACAAGGATAGGGGACAATGCTGTGGTTGAGGATTCAGTTATCATGGGGTCTGATACATATGATCAT AATGGAATGAGTGATGGTGAAGCCATAGGCATTCCTATTGGCATTGGGGATGGCTCACACATAAGGAAGGCGATCATCGATAAACATGCAAGAATCGGGAAAAATGTCATG ATTATGAATAAGGACAATGTGCAGGAAGGAAACAGGGAAGCAAATGGCTACATAATTTCAGGAGGAATAATTGTGGTTATAAGAAGTGCTGTGATCCCAGATGGAACTATACTTTAG
- the LOC125222347 gene encoding inactive glucose-1-phosphate adenylyltransferase small subunit 2, chloroplastic isoform X1, translating to MPVLSSWCILPKTGATSPSSLLVKSSQNPDCLNSLFPPASQCDQSVAAIVFGDQSPQSRLYPLTKRRSEAAVPIAGNYRLVDAVLSNCINSNITKIYALTQFNSTSLNSHIARAYSGARLSKDGFVEVIAAYQSPDDNGWFQGTADAIRRCLWVLEEYPVDEFLILPGHHLYRMDYQKLIDAHRRSKAHITVSLFSTTKNEDLGFGIFKLDSQNEVLEFRENEEISNHHFQTNKHDGDEFPSMGIYVINRDVMRMLLTEAFPNVNDLKSQVIPGAISLGMKINGYLFEGYWEDMRSIEAYYRANMETIRRANAMYNSFYDRDSPLYTLPRHLPPTLVRDAVITDSIIGDGCILSKCRIKGTVVGIRTRIGDNAVVEDSVIMGSDTYDHNGMSDGEAIGIPIGIGDGSHIRKAIIDKHARIGKNVMIMNKDNVQEGNREANGYIISGGIIVVIRSAVIPDGTIL from the exons ATGCCTGTGCTCTCTTCATGGTGCATCCTTCCCAAGACTGGCGCTACGTCTCCTTCGAGTTTATTGGTCAAGAGCTCGCAGAATCCGGACTGCTTGAACTCCCTTTTCCCACCAGCAAGCCAG TGTGATCAGAGTGTTGCAGCAATTGTGTTTGGAGACCAGTCACCGCAGTCGAGACTCTACCCGCTGACAAAGAGGAGATCGGAGGCTGCAGTCCCTATAGCTGGGAACTACAGGCTGGTTGATGCTGTGTTGAGCAACTGCATCAACAGCAACATAACCAAAATCTACGCTCTCACGCAGTTTAACTCGACTTCTCTCAACTCCCACATTGCACGGGCCTACTCTGGCGCGCGTCTCTCAAAGGATGGATTCGTGGAGGTCATTGCAGCGTATCAGAGCCCAGATGACAATGGCTGGTTTCAG GGAACAGCAGATGCAATTAGGAGGTGTCTGTGGGTTCTTGAGGAGTATCCTGTCGACGAGTTCTTGATTCTTCCTGGCCACCATCTCTACAGAATGGACTATCAGAAACTCATAGACGCCCACCGGAGAAGCAAGGCACACATAACTGTCTCTTTGTTTAGCACAACCAAGAATGAGGATCTTGGATTTGGGATTTTCAAACTCGATTCTCAAAATGAAGTCCTTGAGTtcagagagaatgaagagatttCCAACCATCATTTTCAGACGAATAAGCACGATGGTGATGAGTTTCCGAGCATGGGAATCTATGTCATAAACAGAGATGTGATGAGAATGTTGCTGACAGAGGCTTTCCCAAATGTGAATGACTTGAAAAGCCAAGTAATCCCCGGTGCAATCTCCCTTGGAATGAAG ATCAATGGCTATCTGTTTGAGGGTTACTGGGAGGATATGAGAAGCATAGAGGCATATTATCGAGCGAATATGGAAACCATTAGAAGGGCAAACGCAATGTATAA CAGCTTCTACGATAGAGACTCGCCTCTCTACACGCTGCCACGCCATCTACCTCCAACTCTTGTAAGGGATGCAGTCATCACGGATTCCATCATCGGAGATGGTTGCATTCTTAGT AAATGCAGGATCAAAGGCACTGTGGTAGGCATAAGAACAAGGATAGGGGACAATGCTGTGGTTGAGGATTCAGTTATCATGGGGTCTGATACATATGATCAT AATGGAATGAGTGATGGTGAAGCCATAGGCATTCCTATTGGCATTGGGGATGGCTCACACATAAGGAAGGCGATCATCGATAAACATGCAAGAATCGGGAAAAATGTCATG ATTATGAATAAGGACAATGTGCAGGAAGGAAACAGGGAAGCAAATGGCTACATAATTTCAGGAGGAATAATTGTGGTTATAAGAAGTGCTGTGATCCCAGATGGAACTATACTTTAG
- the LOC125222347 gene encoding inactive glucose-1-phosphate adenylyltransferase small subunit 2, chloroplastic isoform X3 has product MPVLSSWCILPKTGATSPSSLLVKSSQNPDCLNSLFPPASQSVAAIVFGDQSPQSRLYPLTKRRSEAAVPIAGNYRLVDAVLSNCINSNITKIYALTQFNSTSLNSHIARAYSGARLSKDGFVEVIAAYQSPDDNGWFQGTADAIRRCLWVLEEYPVDEFLILPGHHLYRMDYQKLIDAHRRSKAHITVSLFSTTKNEDLGFGIFKLDSQNEVLEFRENEEISNHHFQTNKHDGDEFPSMGIYVINRDVMRMLLTEAFPNVNDLKSQVIPGAISLGMKINGYLFEGYWEDMRSIEAYYRANMETIRRANAMYNSFYDRDSPLYTLPRHLPPTLVRDAVITDSIIGDGCILSKCRIKGTVVGIRTRIGDNAVVEDSVIMGSDTYDHNGMSDGEAIGIPIGIGDGSHIRKAIIDKHARIGKNVMIMNKDNVQEGNREANGYIISGGIIVVIRSAVIPDGTIL; this is encoded by the exons ATGCCTGTGCTCTCTTCATGGTGCATCCTTCCCAAGACTGGCGCTACGTCTCCTTCGAGTTTATTGGTCAAGAGCTCGCAGAATCCGGACTGCTTGAACTCCCTTTTCCCACCAGCAAGCCAG AGTGTTGCAGCAATTGTGTTTGGAGACCAGTCACCGCAGTCGAGACTCTACCCGCTGACAAAGAGGAGATCGGAGGCTGCAGTCCCTATAGCTGGGAACTACAGGCTGGTTGATGCTGTGTTGAGCAACTGCATCAACAGCAACATAACCAAAATCTACGCTCTCACGCAGTTTAACTCGACTTCTCTCAACTCCCACATTGCACGGGCCTACTCTGGCGCGCGTCTCTCAAAGGATGGATTCGTGGAGGTCATTGCAGCGTATCAGAGCCCAGATGACAATGGCTGGTTTCAG GGAACAGCAGATGCAATTAGGAGGTGTCTGTGGGTTCTTGAGGAGTATCCTGTCGACGAGTTCTTGATTCTTCCTGGCCACCATCTCTACAGAATGGACTATCAGAAACTCATAGACGCCCACCGGAGAAGCAAGGCACACATAACTGTCTCTTTGTTTAGCACAACCAAGAATGAGGATCTTGGATTTGGGATTTTCAAACTCGATTCTCAAAATGAAGTCCTTGAGTtcagagagaatgaagagatttCCAACCATCATTTTCAGACGAATAAGCACGATGGTGATGAGTTTCCGAGCATGGGAATCTATGTCATAAACAGAGATGTGATGAGAATGTTGCTGACAGAGGCTTTCCCAAATGTGAATGACTTGAAAAGCCAAGTAATCCCCGGTGCAATCTCCCTTGGAATGAAG ATCAATGGCTATCTGTTTGAGGGTTACTGGGAGGATATGAGAAGCATAGAGGCATATTATCGAGCGAATATGGAAACCATTAGAAGGGCAAACGCAATGTATAA CAGCTTCTACGATAGAGACTCGCCTCTCTACACGCTGCCACGCCATCTACCTCCAACTCTTGTAAGGGATGCAGTCATCACGGATTCCATCATCGGAGATGGTTGCATTCTTAGT AAATGCAGGATCAAAGGCACTGTGGTAGGCATAAGAACAAGGATAGGGGACAATGCTGTGGTTGAGGATTCAGTTATCATGGGGTCTGATACATATGATCAT AATGGAATGAGTGATGGTGAAGCCATAGGCATTCCTATTGGCATTGGGGATGGCTCACACATAAGGAAGGCGATCATCGATAAACATGCAAGAATCGGGAAAAATGTCATG ATTATGAATAAGGACAATGTGCAGGAAGGAAACAGGGAAGCAAATGGCTACATAATTTCAGGAGGAATAATTGTGGTTATAAGAAGTGCTGTGATCCCAGATGGAACTATACTTTAG
- the LOC125222347 gene encoding inactive glucose-1-phosphate adenylyltransferase small subunit 2, chloroplastic isoform X7, whose translation MPVLSSWCILPKTGATSPSSLLVKSSQNPDCLNSLFPPASQCDQSVAAIVFGDQSPQSRLYPLTKRRSEAAVPIAGNYRLVDAVLSNCINSNITKIYALTQFNSTSLNSHIARAYSGARLSKDGFVEVIAAYQSPDDNGWFQGTADAIRRCLWVLEEYPVDEFLILPGHHLYRMDYQKLIDAHRRSKAHITVSLFSTTKNEDLGFGIFKLDSQNEVLEFRENEEISNHHFQTNKHDGDEFPSMGIYVINRDVMRMLLTEAFPNVNDLKSQVIPGAISLGMKINGYLFEGYWEDMRSIEAYYRANMETIRRANAMYNSFYDRDSPLYTLPRHLPPTLVRDAVITDSIIGDGCILSKCRIKGTVVGIRTRIGDNAVVEDSVIMGSDTYDHNGMSDGEAIGIPIGIGDGSHIRKAIIDKHARIGKNVMVRCKIDDLC comes from the exons ATGCCTGTGCTCTCTTCATGGTGCATCCTTCCCAAGACTGGCGCTACGTCTCCTTCGAGTTTATTGGTCAAGAGCTCGCAGAATCCGGACTGCTTGAACTCCCTTTTCCCACCAGCAAGCCAG TGTGATCAGAGTGTTGCAGCAATTGTGTTTGGAGACCAGTCACCGCAGTCGAGACTCTACCCGCTGACAAAGAGGAGATCGGAGGCTGCAGTCCCTATAGCTGGGAACTACAGGCTGGTTGATGCTGTGTTGAGCAACTGCATCAACAGCAACATAACCAAAATCTACGCTCTCACGCAGTTTAACTCGACTTCTCTCAACTCCCACATTGCACGGGCCTACTCTGGCGCGCGTCTCTCAAAGGATGGATTCGTGGAGGTCATTGCAGCGTATCAGAGCCCAGATGACAATGGCTGGTTTCAG GGAACAGCAGATGCAATTAGGAGGTGTCTGTGGGTTCTTGAGGAGTATCCTGTCGACGAGTTCTTGATTCTTCCTGGCCACCATCTCTACAGAATGGACTATCAGAAACTCATAGACGCCCACCGGAGAAGCAAGGCACACATAACTGTCTCTTTGTTTAGCACAACCAAGAATGAGGATCTTGGATTTGGGATTTTCAAACTCGATTCTCAAAATGAAGTCCTTGAGTtcagagagaatgaagagatttCCAACCATCATTTTCAGACGAATAAGCACGATGGTGATGAGTTTCCGAGCATGGGAATCTATGTCATAAACAGAGATGTGATGAGAATGTTGCTGACAGAGGCTTTCCCAAATGTGAATGACTTGAAAAGCCAAGTAATCCCCGGTGCAATCTCCCTTGGAATGAAG ATCAATGGCTATCTGTTTGAGGGTTACTGGGAGGATATGAGAAGCATAGAGGCATATTATCGAGCGAATATGGAAACCATTAGAAGGGCAAACGCAATGTATAA CAGCTTCTACGATAGAGACTCGCCTCTCTACACGCTGCCACGCCATCTACCTCCAACTCTTGTAAGGGATGCAGTCATCACGGATTCCATCATCGGAGATGGTTGCATTCTTAGT AAATGCAGGATCAAAGGCACTGTGGTAGGCATAAGAACAAGGATAGGGGACAATGCTGTGGTTGAGGATTCAGTTATCATGGGGTCTGATACATATGATCAT AATGGAATGAGTGATGGTGAAGCCATAGGCATTCCTATTGGCATTGGGGATGGCTCACACATAAGGAAGGCGATCATCGATAAACATGCAAGAATCGGGAAAAATGTCATGGTACGTTGCAAGATCGATGATCTATGTTAG
- the LOC125222347 gene encoding inactive glucose-1-phosphate adenylyltransferase small subunit 2, chloroplastic isoform X4, which translates to MPVLSSWCILPKTGATSPSSLLVKSSQNPDCLNSLFPPASQSVAAIVFGDQSPQSRLYPLTKRRSEAAVPIAGNYRLVDAVLSNCINSNITKIYALTQFNSTSLNSHIARAYSGARLSKDGFVEVIAAYQSPDDNGWFQGTADAIRRCLWVLEEYPVDEFLILPGHHLYRMDYQKLIDAHRRSKAHITVSLFSTTKNEDLGFGIFKLDSQNEVLEFRENEEISNHHFQTNKHDGDEFPSMGIYVINRDVMRMLLTEAFPNVNDLKSQVIPGAISLGMKINGYLFEGYWEDMRSIEAYYRANMETIRRANAMYNFYDRDSPLYTLPRHLPPTLVRDAVITDSIIGDGCILSKCRIKGTVVGIRTRIGDNAVVEDSVIMGSDTYDHNGMSDGEAIGIPIGIGDGSHIRKAIIDKHARIGKNVMIMNKDNVQEGNREANGYIISGGIIVVIRSAVIPDGTIL; encoded by the exons ATGCCTGTGCTCTCTTCATGGTGCATCCTTCCCAAGACTGGCGCTACGTCTCCTTCGAGTTTATTGGTCAAGAGCTCGCAGAATCCGGACTGCTTGAACTCCCTTTTCCCACCAGCAAGCCAG AGTGTTGCAGCAATTGTGTTTGGAGACCAGTCACCGCAGTCGAGACTCTACCCGCTGACAAAGAGGAGATCGGAGGCTGCAGTCCCTATAGCTGGGAACTACAGGCTGGTTGATGCTGTGTTGAGCAACTGCATCAACAGCAACATAACCAAAATCTACGCTCTCACGCAGTTTAACTCGACTTCTCTCAACTCCCACATTGCACGGGCCTACTCTGGCGCGCGTCTCTCAAAGGATGGATTCGTGGAGGTCATTGCAGCGTATCAGAGCCCAGATGACAATGGCTGGTTTCAG GGAACAGCAGATGCAATTAGGAGGTGTCTGTGGGTTCTTGAGGAGTATCCTGTCGACGAGTTCTTGATTCTTCCTGGCCACCATCTCTACAGAATGGACTATCAGAAACTCATAGACGCCCACCGGAGAAGCAAGGCACACATAACTGTCTCTTTGTTTAGCACAACCAAGAATGAGGATCTTGGATTTGGGATTTTCAAACTCGATTCTCAAAATGAAGTCCTTGAGTtcagagagaatgaagagatttCCAACCATCATTTTCAGACGAATAAGCACGATGGTGATGAGTTTCCGAGCATGGGAATCTATGTCATAAACAGAGATGTGATGAGAATGTTGCTGACAGAGGCTTTCCCAAATGTGAATGACTTGAAAAGCCAAGTAATCCCCGGTGCAATCTCCCTTGGAATGAAG ATCAATGGCTATCTGTTTGAGGGTTACTGGGAGGATATGAGAAGCATAGAGGCATATTATCGAGCGAATATGGAAACCATTAGAAGGGCAAACGCAATGTATAA CTTCTACGATAGAGACTCGCCTCTCTACACGCTGCCACGCCATCTACCTCCAACTCTTGTAAGGGATGCAGTCATCACGGATTCCATCATCGGAGATGGTTGCATTCTTAGT AAATGCAGGATCAAAGGCACTGTGGTAGGCATAAGAACAAGGATAGGGGACAATGCTGTGGTTGAGGATTCAGTTATCATGGGGTCTGATACATATGATCAT AATGGAATGAGTGATGGTGAAGCCATAGGCATTCCTATTGGCATTGGGGATGGCTCACACATAAGGAAGGCGATCATCGATAAACATGCAAGAATCGGGAAAAATGTCATG ATTATGAATAAGGACAATGTGCAGGAAGGAAACAGGGAAGCAAATGGCTACATAATTTCAGGAGGAATAATTGTGGTTATAAGAAGTGCTGTGATCCCAGATGGAACTATACTTTAG
- the LOC125222347 gene encoding inactive glucose-1-phosphate adenylyltransferase small subunit 2, chloroplastic isoform X6 → MVHPSQDWRYVSFEFIGQELAESGLLELPFPTSKPAIVFGDQSPQSRLYPLTKRRSEAAVPIAGNYRLVDAVLSNCINSNITKIYALTQFNSTSLNSHIARAYSGARLSKDGFVEVIAAYQSPDDNGWFQGTADAIRRCLWVLEEYPVDEFLILPGHHLYRMDYQKLIDAHRRSKAHITVSLFSTTKNEDLGFGIFKLDSQNEVLEFRENEEISNHHFQTNKHDGDEFPSMGIYVINRDVMRMLLTEAFPNVNDLKSQVIPGAISLGMKINGYLFEGYWEDMRSIEAYYRANMETIRRANAMYNSFYDRDSPLYTLPRHLPPTLVRDAVITDSIIGDGCILSKCRIKGTVVGIRTRIGDNAVVEDSVIMGSDTYDHNGMSDGEAIGIPIGIGDGSHIRKAIIDKHARIGKNVMIMNKDNVQEGNREANGYIISGGIIVVIRSAVIPDGTIL, encoded by the exons ATGGTGCATCCTTCCCAAGACTGGCGCTACGTCTCCTTCGAGTTTATTGGTCAAGAGCTCGCAGAATCCGGACTGCTTGAACTCCCTTTTCCCACCAGCAAGCCAG CAATTGTGTTTGGAGACCAGTCACCGCAGTCGAGACTCTACCCGCTGACAAAGAGGAGATCGGAGGCTGCAGTCCCTATAGCTGGGAACTACAGGCTGGTTGATGCTGTGTTGAGCAACTGCATCAACAGCAACATAACCAAAATCTACGCTCTCACGCAGTTTAACTCGACTTCTCTCAACTCCCACATTGCACGGGCCTACTCTGGCGCGCGTCTCTCAAAGGATGGATTCGTGGAGGTCATTGCAGCGTATCAGAGCCCAGATGACAATGGCTGGTTTCAG GGAACAGCAGATGCAATTAGGAGGTGTCTGTGGGTTCTTGAGGAGTATCCTGTCGACGAGTTCTTGATTCTTCCTGGCCACCATCTCTACAGAATGGACTATCAGAAACTCATAGACGCCCACCGGAGAAGCAAGGCACACATAACTGTCTCTTTGTTTAGCACAACCAAGAATGAGGATCTTGGATTTGGGATTTTCAAACTCGATTCTCAAAATGAAGTCCTTGAGTtcagagagaatgaagagatttCCAACCATCATTTTCAGACGAATAAGCACGATGGTGATGAGTTTCCGAGCATGGGAATCTATGTCATAAACAGAGATGTGATGAGAATGTTGCTGACAGAGGCTTTCCCAAATGTGAATGACTTGAAAAGCCAAGTAATCCCCGGTGCAATCTCCCTTGGAATGAAG ATCAATGGCTATCTGTTTGAGGGTTACTGGGAGGATATGAGAAGCATAGAGGCATATTATCGAGCGAATATGGAAACCATTAGAAGGGCAAACGCAATGTATAA CAGCTTCTACGATAGAGACTCGCCTCTCTACACGCTGCCACGCCATCTACCTCCAACTCTTGTAAGGGATGCAGTCATCACGGATTCCATCATCGGAGATGGTTGCATTCTTAGT AAATGCAGGATCAAAGGCACTGTGGTAGGCATAAGAACAAGGATAGGGGACAATGCTGTGGTTGAGGATTCAGTTATCATGGGGTCTGATACATATGATCAT AATGGAATGAGTGATGGTGAAGCCATAGGCATTCCTATTGGCATTGGGGATGGCTCACACATAAGGAAGGCGATCATCGATAAACATGCAAGAATCGGGAAAAATGTCATG ATTATGAATAAGGACAATGTGCAGGAAGGAAACAGGGAAGCAAATGGCTACATAATTTCAGGAGGAATAATTGTGGTTATAAGAAGTGCTGTGATCCCAGATGGAACTATACTTTAG
- the LOC125222349 gene encoding 6,7-dimethyl-8-ribityllumazine synthase, chloroplastic, giving the protein MASFAANSSLFSPNSLRSQVQSSPFRCRCISFNNNDKQINLHKGLGLWGVKAGNGESFSQTSAVRHLTGSLTSAEGLRFAIVVARFNEIVTRPLLEGALDTFKRYSVKEEDIDVVWVPGSFEIGLVAEKLGKSRKYQAVLCIGAVIRGDTSHYDAVANSAASGVLSAGLSSGVPCIFGVLTCDDMDQALNRAGGKAGNKGSETALTAIEMASLFEHHLKC; this is encoded by the exons ATGGCTTCATTTGCTGCAAATtcatctctcttctctccaAATTCGCTCCGCAGTCAAGTACAGTCTTCACCCTTCCGCTGCCGCTGCATTTCCTTTAACAACAACGATAAACAAATCAATCTACACAAAG GTTTGGGATTATGGGGTGTGAAAGCTGGAAACGGAGAATCATTCTCTCAGACTTCAGCTGTTCGACATTTGACCGGCTCGCTTACCTCAGCCGAGGGGCTCCGTTTTGCTATC GTGGTGGCGCGCTTCAATGAGATCGTCACCAGGCCACTTTTGGAGGGAGCATTGGATACTTTCAAGAGATACTCGGTTAAAGAGGAAGATATTGAT GTTGTATGGGTTCCTGGTAGCTTTGAAATCGGCCTAGTTGCTGAGAAGCTCGGAAAATCAAGAAAGTATCAAGCCGTCTTGTGTATTGGGGCTGTG ATTAGAGGTGATACGTCCCACTATGATGCTGTTGCAAATTCTGCTGCTTCTGGAGTATTGTCTGCTGGTCTAAGTTCAG GTGTCCCTTGCATATTTGGGGTTTTGACGTGCGATGACATGGACCAG GCTCTAAATCGAGCTGGTGGTAAGGCGGGAAACAAGGGCTCTGAAACGGCATTGACAGCT ATTGAGATGGCATCTCTATTTGAGCATCATCTGAAGTGCTGA